The DNA region ggaccgatgattcgagcctcaattgggtttgagtcccaaccatggcggacatgggggaaatggggacacctaagtgggttagagcctcatacggtgaaagagactcaaagtgggctcgagtcccatacgagtgacggttcttaaaagtgggttcgagtcccataggagaacctgatatccaccgtgaaagtctaatcatacgagcatgcatgaaccgggcctggcttagacgtgagttcgttcgggaattgatgcgccgtgatctgaataatgattgtggttgagttgtgagaactcagatgcatgttgccacACATTGTGAgttagtttccccatcgctcaagtcttcgatcccttgttgacttgagttaAATATTGATAGAAAAActgaatattgattagaaaaccctgtagagccgagtggacccataagataaggaacccactgagattattatctcaccccatgttgttgattatttttcaggtggttctgagcaagcgaagggtaaggacaagatagagtgatgtcttgcttacctgaTTCCTGGATGGCTTTTCCGCTGTGTAGATATTTTTGGGATCATTGTTTAATGATCTAGCTCCTAGTAGTTTTATTTTGCATACTTTTGTGTACATGTTGTGCCATGTTATGTTTCTTTGGGcatgtatgtatatgtatatgtatattGTGCTGCCAGAcgcttatgtatttcagtaccaaTTTTACATTATGTATAAaatgtattctagacatatattatatatGGGTGTTATAATTGGTATCAGAACAGGTCGTATCCTCGACATAGCCATGAAATATTATAAGCATTTCTTTCTGCCTCATATGTGAGTTATCATCATTGTCTTTGGTGTTATACTCATAGTATTGAGCCTGATCAACTTAATCCTATTTGTATGACAATAGGGATTATGGCTGGCAGACGCAGAGGTCGCGGTAGACCCAGAACTTAGAATTCAGATTCGGAACCACCGAGTGGTAGTGAGGGTTTTCAATGGCCTCAGTTTGTGCAACTGATGCAGCAGTGGAATGGTGGTTTGCATCCTCAAGGGGTTCCACAAGAAGTTGCAGGTGGTCGTTTCCGAGATTTCTTCCGCATGAATCCTCCTGAATTTCATGGTGGATTAAATCCTGTGGAGGCTTATGGGGGACACCGAACATGGAAAGAGTGTTCCTTGCCTGTATAGGGGTGCAAAGACAATGTAATGTGACTGAGAATAATTTGAAAAAGGTTCAAGAAGAGATTGATCACTATGGAGTTAGCCAGATGAACCAGGGAGGACCAAGTCATCAGTTTAGGCTTAGACCTCGACCCTTCAAAAGAAGACAGGTGGAACATGCAAGACCTAACCATCCTCCGCAATGTCAAGTATGTAAGAAGTCTCATTCTGGAAGATGTGCTAGAAGTGAAATTAGGTGTTTTAAGTGTCAAGGGGAAGGTCACGTGGTTAGAGAGTGTCCACAAAATAAGGTTCAGATGCAGGGAAAGAGTATCGATCAGGTTTATATGTTGGGCGCAAAGAAGGCTAAAAGCAACAATGCCTTAATTGCTGGTACGTCTCTCGTCAATAATCATCCTTGTTTTGTATTATTTGATTGTGGGGCGATACACTCTTTTGTATCAATTCGGTGCATGAAGCGTCTTGGCTTGCAAGCAATTCCCTTGTCTCCTCCTATGGTGGTTACTACCGTCATGGATGATGTGGTTGAGACACcgttgatttgtgaaaattgttcgCTCTCGGTGAATGGTAGAATTTTCCAGATTGATCTTATTTGTTTACCACTTAAGAAGGTTGACGTGGTTTTAGGGATGGATTGGCTTACCGTCAATTCGGTGTTTATTGGATGTAAAGAGAAGTTGATTATCATTCCATATAGTGAAGTTACTCCAAAGGATGTATTAACTACTATCTTGGAAGGTACGGTTGGTATGGTTAATTTCTTATTTGAGAAGGAAAAGTCAGTTCTCTTGGTTCTTACCAAGGAATCTAGCGATAACCTGAGTGTTACACAAATTCCTGTCGTTTGTGAATTTCCAGAAGTTTTCCCTGAGGATGTCACCTCTCTTCCTCCTGAAAGGGAAGTGGAATTCTCTATTGATTTGATACCTGGGACGGCTCCAATCTCCATTTCTCTGTATCGCATGGCGCCCCTCGAGTTGAGAGAGTTGAAGAATCAATTGGAAGAATTGTTAACCAATCATTTCATCTGACCTAGTGTCTCACCATGGAGAGCTCCAGTTTTATTAGTAAAGAAGAAGGACGGTAGTATGCGGTTGTGTATTGATTATCGCCAATTGAATAAAGTTAccattaagaacaagtatcctcTGCCAAGGATAGACGAGTTGTTAGATCAGTTGAAAGGAGCATGTGTGTTCTCGAAGATTGATCTACGATCGGGCTATCATCAAATAAGAGTTAAGAGTTCGAATGTACCAAAGACCATATTTAGAACCCAATATGGCCATTATGAGTTCCTTGTAATTCCGTTTGGTGTGACGAATGCTCCTGTTGTTTTCATGGACTATATGAATCGGATATTTCAACCTTACTTGGACCAGTTTGTGGTGATCTTTATTGACGGCATTCTTATTTATTCTCGTACTCCCCAAGAGCACAGAGAACACCTAAGGATTGTTCTATCAGTACTGTGAGAGAAGCAACTTTTTGCCAACTTAAgtaagtgtgaattttggatgaacgaagtgatgtttcttggtcatgtaatatCGCAAGGAGGAGTGTCAGTGGATCCGTCTAAAGTTGAAGCAGTTATTAATTGGGAAAGACCGAAGAATGCTTCCGAAGTCAGGAGTTTCTTATGTTTGGCAGGTGATCGCgtgacttagtaagtctatgggaatcgtgactgcaagtgcacagtcctatcgtgtagttttaaagattatcgaacccataaggactaataatcgaacgtattGTTATCTAATgttgctatgtaaatctaaggttGATGATCATTCTAAGATTGGAGAtatgaagagaaataactataacgtaaatagaatattaataaagatatttgataaagggatatcagtatgtaacgcatcaaacttaggggattcgatagatagttggtgtaatcttactggtcaaaatattcttcagtagaaattatttatataaaggacttagtctcacactctcgtttttattgactctgaccatacttctaaaccagaatgcttggctctcgcgatctcattttgaatttaaaagtgatttttgaatatgaataaagcctaattaatcctaaagcgttctcgttgtgtttaggattaatgcctagtttcagctatctagttaaaatctcaaactctcgttcttgttgaccgaAACCTTAGTTTGTCTTGTACTATTGTACGAAAAACAGTTTgaataaaataagaaactaaaaccgtaaaaataagttttataaaaactaacaccaattatttacgaatcccGTTGTTTCaacggtctttacataccgatacctaagggtttagACAGATATGGATCAGGTAACATACATGGtatttgggaaatcaaacatacaataaggcataaataaatcaaatatcaatcaaaataaaacctggattgTGAATTAAGAACTGGAACTGGATCTTGATTCTTCAATTAAAATAATGTCGGTAGGCTTTGGCAATTAGTAACCGttacaattgaattcaaatgcGTAAAATAAATTacaatagtccccgatgtggagaaactatcacttttacaaagtaagaaaaACTGCCTAGgaaactaaaagaaaataaaaccaaaCTAAAATTAAGCGTACGATCGAAAGCAGGAAGAGAGAGCTCCTTGTGCAAGGAAAAACAATCATtcttatatattttccacttcCCTAACTTGTAGTCAAAGGTGAGTGGATTCGTGGCTAAAATCATGGAGAAAAAGTAGGGAAGACTGGGTcgtggcggttgccacaaccctagtcTTGGACTCCGTGGCGAGCGACACATTTTTAGGGTTGAGCGCCACAATCTTCATGCTTTGTGGTGGGCGCCACCACCCTCTTTGGATCATGTGGTGGGCGCCACACCTCCAAGTGATGGGTGCCACAAGCCCATTTGGTGTGTTGGGCCCATTctctctatttttctccattttcttctctttttatttcctttttgctattttccactTTGCTTGCTTGTAAACCTTGtattcgataaatacctgcaataaacataaaatactgcataataataagtgttaatcaaaTAAAAAGCAATGCATGCGAAGCCAAAAATACGATACGTTTTTGCGTTATCAGTAAGTTACTATCGAAGGTTTATAAAGGGGTTTTCGTATATAGCATTACCAATGACTAGACTTACCTGAAAGGAAATTTATTTCAAATGGATGAGTTTGAAGGAAAGGCTAACGACTGCTCATGTTTTAGTCATTCCTGATCCTAGTAAGTCTTATGAAGTATTTTGTGATGCCTCTAAAAGAGGATTAGGAGTGGTGTTAATGCAGAGTGGTTAGGTAGTAGCCTATGCCTCTCGTCAGTTGAAGCCTCGTAGATAGAACTATCTGACTCATGATCTTGAACTAGCTGTTGTTATTTTTGCATTGAAAGTGTGGCGACATTACTTGTATGGGGCGCATTTTGAGatgtttagtgatcacaagagtttgaagtacttatttgaccagaaagagttaaacatgagacagaggagatgaatggagtatttgaaggactttgattTTGACCTTAAGTATCACCCGGGGAAGGTGAATAAGGTTGCGGATGCCTTAAGTCGGAAAGAGATACATAAAGTTGAGTTGATGATGTTAGAATACGCATTGTTGGAAAAGTTTTGAGATCTTAATCTTCAGTTTAGTTGGACGCATAATGGTGTGATAATGGGAAATTTGAATGTTATTTCTAACCTAAGGGAAGAGATCGGATGGGGTTATTCTGTTTAATCAAAGGATTTGTGTTCCGAACGACGCCAAGCTGAAAAGAAAAGTTTTGGAGGATGCTCACAAAGGGGTGTTTACTATACATTCAGGTTCATcaaagatgtatcaagacttgaagaaggacTATTGGTGGCCTGGAATGAAAAGGGATATTGCAGAGTATGTGTCAGAATGCATTGTATGCCAGCAGGTAAAGATCGAACATCAGAAGCCAGGTGGTTTATTGCGACCTTTAGAGATTCCGgtttggaaatgggatagtatttcaaTGGATTTTACAGTAGGGTTACCTCGGACCCAAGGTGGttatgattcaatttgggtgattgtggaccGGTTAACTAAGTCTTCACACTTCTTAGCCGTGAAGACTACTTACAAGGCAAGTCATCTTGCACGGTTGTTCATTTCAGAAATTGAGGTCGTATGGTGTTCCAACTAGTATTGTGTCCGATAGAGACCCAAAGTTTACTTCAAGATTTTGGAAAGCATTCCAACAAGCTATGGGATCGAGATTGTGTTTAAGTACTTCTAATCGTCCTCAAATGGATGGTTAGACTGAACAGACGATACAGACACTAGAATATATGTTAAGAGCTTGTGTACTTGAAAGTGGAGGGAATTGGAAGGAGcttttaccattgattgaattTGCATATAACAATAGTTATCATGCAAGTATTAGGATGACTCCTTATGAAGCCTTGTATGGACGGAAATGTAGAACACCTCTATGTTGGACGGAAGTTGGTGAAGAAAGGATCTTAGGATCGAAGAttattcaagagactacggataagataAGGATGATCCGTGATAAGATGAAGAAAGTACAAGATCACCAAAAGAGCTATGTGGATCACAGGAGAAGACCATTGGAATTTGATGAAGGTAACCATGTATTTTTTAAGGTGACTCCGAGGTTGAGACTGAAAGGACTATTTAAGTCACGGAAGCTAAGTCTGAGATACATAGGGCCTTACCAGATTATAAAGAGGATTGGAGAAGTAGCCTACATATTAGCTTTACCACTTTCtctatcagaaatgcatgacGTTTTTCATGTATCTCAACTTCGAAAGTTCATTCCAGATTCTCTTCAGCCTATTCTTCCAGATTCAATAGAAGTAGAAGTATATCTGACTTTCGAACCTCTACCAAGTCATATTGCAGGACGAGAAGTTAAGGTATTAAGGAGTAAGGAGATTCCTCTTATTAAGGTTTAGTGGGATGAATCGCATTCGGGCAATGCTACCTGGGACCTGGAGTCAGAAATATGAGAAGCTTACCCTCATCTCTTCCAGGTAATATTTAAATTCGAGGACGAATTTTTATTTAAGGGGGGGAGGAtgtaataccccgtatttccCTAAATACTCAAATTCCTATTAATTGAAAtcaattgggataaatagagtaaatagtgagttcaggttgacttaattaatattaattgggattgaccttttattaattgggacattttggtaacactaataatgggtcaagAGCTCTGGTAGAACAAATATGGTGGGTAGTGTCACTTAAGATATTTGTTTCCACCACTTTCTAACCACACAAAAGCTCCATGGCTTGTGGTCCACATGTTACTACCTATTACCACCTACCATGAGTCATTTGGTTTTCTATGTATCAGAAAGAATAGAAAGAAAGAAGTAGCTCAAGGGAAAGGTAGAAGAAGAGAAAGCAAGGCtagtggagaagaagaagaaaagcttggaaccaacaccatcatcttcatcctcatctcatcttcaacaacttctcctcttccattcttgaggtgggttctagttagaaaccctaGATTTCTAGAAGATTAGGGTTGTAGAATCATAGACAAATCATGAAAATCCATGCTATATGATGAATATTTTTCTTGCTCTTGTTGATTTCCATGAACATGTGCTTTGATGTGTTCTTATGATTGTTGTGGTAGCATGTTTTGTTATGGTTGTGGTAAAATGATTGATTGTGGTTATGACCTTGAAATCCTTGTGGTTATGAACATGTTACATGTGTGTATATGAACATGTTTAATGATTGAttttgttggaagaagaaatGGTGTTTTGTTGGAAATGGTTTAACAGAGGAAGTGGTGTCTTGTGAAATGGAAAAGTGAAAATGTGAGTGggtcaatcgattggtccctgCAACCAATTGATTGCACAACCTTTGTTTTGCATAAAAATGTGATTTTTtacaggaccaatcgattgacagtgcattacaatcgattgcacaaacttTTTGTATATGAACAGTGGAAAAATTTTAGTGAGCCAAGCGATTGACACTCAGGATCAATCGATTGAATCTCAGCAAACTTTGAAAAATAGAAATGTGAGAGAAACCAATCGATTGGGCCtccccaaccaatcgattgattTATGTTAAAAACTTCCAAATCTATTTCTTAAGTGTTTCTAAATGCATTCTTCCAACCATTAATCAATTGTGATGCTATGTTTATGTTGAATACATGCTAATGGTGAAAATTACAAGATGAATCCAGTGAATTAACCTAGGATTGAAATTAGGTCATGAGTTAGGTTTGTAACCTAGATAATATGAGGAaacggtattcattcgtacgacgcttatgtggagaTCGTGGACGAATGGTTGTTGTGtttgagaatgagacgcattgtatggaacatgccatgttattgtttgtgtattgtggtgaatgaagtcacaTGTGATTGATGGATCTTATTAAGGTTCATGGAACCGATgatttgtggaaccgatcatgtattcagaatgtgtgttttctgtGACGGTACACATCTCTATTTGGTATGCTTggatgagtaagcattgggatgtgggaccgatgattcgagcctcaattgaGTTTAAGtcccaaccatggcggacatgggggaaaggtggacacctaagtgggttagagccccatacggtgaaagagactcaaagtgggtTCGAGTTCCATACGAGTGAcggttcttaaaagtgggttcgaGTCTCATAGGAGAACCTGATAACCAtcgtgaaagtcgaatcatacgagcatgcatgaaccgggcctggcttagacttgagtccgttcgggaattgatgcgtcgtgatctgaataatgatcgtggttgagttgcgagaactcagatgcatgttgccatacattgcgagttagtttccccatcgctcaagtctttGTTCCCTTATTGACTTGAGTTGAATATTGATAGAAaagttgaatattgattagaaaaccctgtagagtcgagtggacccataagatagggaacccactgagattatcttgttgattatttttcaggtggttctgagcaggcgaagggtaaggacaagatagagtgatgtctttctTACCTGATGATTGGATGACTTTTCTGCTGTGTAGATATTTTTGGGATCATTGTTTAATGATCTAGCTCCTAgtagttttattttgggcacttTTGTGTACATGTTGTTCCATGTTATGTTTCTTTGGGCATGTATGTATATGTACATTGTTCTGCTAggcgcttatgtatttcagtatcagttttacactatgtataatatgtattctagacatgTATTATATATTGGTGTTACAGTTCCACGACTAGTTTCGAATATTTCATTTGTAGGCATTGACAGGTGGTTTCAGAGTAACATCATCAGCTATGGTTATGCCATTAGAGACCGCACAGTGAGGGTTCAGCACAACTTGTAGTAAGGACGGTTACTTGGAGTGGTACCTCACTATATCACATTCTCGCATCATCCCACATGTTGAGCATACAAATGATGTTGGGCCTTCCGATGCTAGGGTACATGTCAATGACGTGTCCCCACCGCCGCCACCCCCAgctgatgctgatgaccagtAGTGCCTCTAGATGATTTCATTTATCATGGATAACCTCATGGATTTGGTAAACCCATGTGGTGAGGTTGTTACTGGTTTATCTCGTGGTGCACATATAGTCTGTCGCGGACCTATTTAGAGATTATTGTTATTTTTACGTATTATTTTTATATTGCGTGTAATATTACTCAGACATTTGCCCTAAACTTTTTATTAGATAATGTTTTGGATCTTCCATTGATACAAAATGAACATGATTTAATATTTGACAAAGGATTACATAACTTAAACATAACTTCGAAAAACGATAATAAATAAGAAAATCTAAATACTACCAGATCACTCTGGACGTTTCATCATCTTAATCATGGCATCGACAGATCTTGATATATTCGCATCTAATTCGATTTGCCTATTTGTTAACCTACGGCAAAATGATCTCCACATAACATTCACATCTTCATCGGTCTTCAACTCAATAAGGTTGTATTTCACCCTTCCATTAGTATCAAATAAATCTTCATGAAACTCGATCTTTCACACATTTCTATTATCGGTATTCGACAACAATTCATTCAACTCGGATGTCAACGAGAGATGTGGTGTCATTCGAAGCTGAAACTATATGCTCTGTTGAAGTACACTTATGTTTTAATCAAAAATCGAGGAAGAGTCATTTTAAGATGTTTTTCTCAAACAACAGGTGACCCCTATTTATATAATTTTACATTCATTCTGGACCACACAAAATAGTCGGAGCAATCAAAGCCGTCCAAAACTGTCAGTAAAATCTAACCgtttaaaatttaataaaattaaaCTACCGAAAATTTCATTTTGATTGAAATTTCCGATAAAATATGATACTTTTGATCATTTTCGATAAAATTGCAAACTCACGTCAATTTTAAAAATACCAGTATAGCGGAAATTCTAAATACATTACTAAAAAATTTGAATTGTCTATCAAAAAATTTATATTCAAATATGTTTCAAAATTTTGGCTAAGATAATTATGAAATTATAAAATATAGAAGATTTTAAGTATAAATATGGAAATGGCAAGTTAAATGTTAAGAATTGATCCTAGCGTTTTGATAATGTTTTGTGGGTCAATAGAAGACGGACACGGTATAAAATACCATTAGAATGTCTCCATTTAGGTTATAATTTATGGGGAggtttattattttttattagaTTGTAACATAAAACCTTGATGAACCTTGATTTATGTAGAAATTCAACTACTAAATATCAAATTTATAATTTAAAGATTTATTGTCACATAATTACTTGCGACAAA from Lathyrus oleraceus cultivar Zhongwan6 chromosome 1, CAAS_Psat_ZW6_1.0, whole genome shotgun sequence includes:
- the LOC127115336 gene encoding uncharacterized protein LOC127115336, whose amino-acid sequence is MERVFLACIGVQRQCNVTENNLKKVQEEIDHYGVSQMNQGGPSHQFRLRPRPFKRRQVEHARPNHPPQCQVCKKSHSGRCARSEIRCFKCQGEGHVVRECPQNKVQMQGKSIDQVYMLGAKKAKSNNALIAGTSLVNNHPCFVLFDCGAIHSFVSIRCMKRLGLQAIPLSPPMVVTTVMDDVVETPLICENCSLSVNGRIFQIDLICLPLKKVDVVLGMDWLTVNSVFIGCKEKLIIIPYSEVTPKDVLTTILEGTVGMVNFLFEKEKSVLLVLTKESSDNLSVTQIPVVCEFPEVFPEDVTSLPPEREVEFSIDLIPGTAPISISLYRMAPLELRELKNQLEELLTNHFI